The sequence GGGCCGTCTACTCGGCGATCGGCAGGTAGACCCGGTTGCCGGCCGCCGCGAACTCCTTCGACTTCTCGGCCATGCCCTCCTCGATCTCCTCCTGCGAACCGCCGTGCTGACGGCGGATGTCCTGGGAGATCTTCATCGAGCAGAACTTCGGCCCGCACATGGAGCAGAAGTGCGCCGTCTTCGCCGGTTCGGCGGGCAGTGTCTCGTCGTGGAACTCCCGGGCCGTATCCGGGTCGAGGGCCAGGTTGAACTGGTCCTCCCAGCGGAACTCGAACCGCGCGTCGGAGAGCGCGTCGTCCCACTCCTGCGCGCCCGGGTGCCCCTTGGCGAGGTCGGCCGCGTGGGCGGCGATCTTGTAGGTGATGACCCCGGTCTTCACGTCGTCCCGGTTGGGCAGCCCCAGGTGCTCCTTGGGCGTGACGTAGCAGAGCATCGCCGTGCCCCACCAGGCGATCATCGCGGCGCCGATGCCCGAGGTGATGTGGTCGTAGGCGGGCGCCACATCCGTGGTCAGCGGGCCGAGCGTGTAGAACGGCGCCTCCTCGCAGATCTCCTGCTGAAGGTCGATGTTCTCCTTGATCTTGTGCATCGGGACGTGCCCGGGGCCCTCGATCATCGTCTGGACGCCGAACCGCTTGGCGATCGTGTTCAGCTCGCCCAGCGTCCGCAACTCGGCGAACTGCGCCTCGTCGTTGGCGTCCGCGATCGAACCGGGGCGCAGCCCGTCACCGAGGGAGTAGGTGACGTCGTACGTCGCGAGGATCTCGCAGAGCTCCTCGAAGTGCTCGTAGAGGAAAGACTCCTTGTGGTGCGCCAGGCACCAGGCCGCCATGATCGACCCGCCGCGCGAGACGATCCCGGTCTTACGACGGGCCGTCAGCGGGACGTACGGCAGGCGCACTCCGGCATGCACCGTCATGTAGTCCACGCCCTGCTCGGCCTGTTCGATGACGGTGTCCTTGTAGATCTCCCAGGTCAGCTCCTCGGCCCGGCCGTCCACCTTCTCCAACGCCTGGTAGAGCGGCACCGTTCCGATCGGCACGGGGGAGTTGCGCAGCACCCACTCGCGGGTGGTGTGGATGTTGCGGCCGGTGGACAGGTCCATGACCGTGTCGGCGCCCCACTTGGTCGCCCAGGTCATCTTGTCGACCTCCTCCTCGATGGAGGAGGTGACCGCCGAGTTGCCGATGTTGGCGTTGACCTTCACCAGGAACCGCTTGCCGATGATCATCGGCTCGATCTCGGGGTGGTTGACGTTGGCCGGCAGCACCGCCCGGCCCGCCGCGATCTCCTCGCGTACGACTTCGGCCTCGACGTTCTCCCGGATCGCGACGTACTCCATCTCCGGGGTGATCTCCCCCCGACGGGCGTACGCGAGCTGGGTGACGGGCCGTCCGTCGCGGCTGCGGCGCGGCTGGCGCGGGCGGCCCGGGAAGACGGCGTCGAGGTTGCGCAGCCCGCCGCGCGGCGAGGTGTGCTTGAGCCCGTCGTCCTCGGGGCGGACCGGGCGGCCCGCGTACTGCTCGGTGTCGCCGCGGGCGATGATCCAGTTCTCCCGCAGGGGCGCGAGGCCCCGGCGGACATCGGTGTCGATGGCGGGATCGGTGTACGGCCCCGACGTGTCGTACAGCGTCACGTCCTTGCCGTTGGTGAGGTGCACCTGTCGGACCGGCACCCGGAGGTCAGGGCGCGAGCCCTGGACGTACCCCTTGTGCCAGCCGATGGACTTCCCGGCCTCGCCGTCCGAAGCGCCGTCCGGCGTTCCGTCGTTCTGTTTCGAGGCAGGCGTGCGTGCGTCCGCTGTGGTCATGAGACCTACTCCCTACGCCGGCATTACCCGGTAACAGGTTCGGCGGTCGGCGCAGCGTGTCCCGTACGGATGTACGGCGGTCAGCGCCCTCTCAGCCCGGTGCTCCGAGCTCCCGCGTGTGCAAAGGTGCCTCCACGCTAGCGTCCTTTCCGGCGAGCTGACCAGAGGGCCCTCCCGTTCTTGCGATGATCGCCCCGTGACCTCCCCCCAAAGCGACCCCGCACCCCAGCCGCCCCAGGGCCACAGCCACGGCCACACGCACAGCCACGGCCCCGCCGCCCCGGTCTCCAAGCACCTGCGCAAGGTCATCGCCGCCGTACTGATCCCGTTCGCCACGGCGGTCGTCGTCGGCCTGATCGCGTTCTGGCCCGGCGGCGTCCCCGACCACGAGCGCACCGGCGTCGGATTCGACCGGCAGACCCAGGACGGCAAGGTCGTCCAGGTCGTCAAGGTCGACTGCGCCGACGTCAACGCCGCACAGGTGCCCCCCACCGGTGACACCTCCACCCCCTCGGGCCGCGAGGCCGTCAACGGGCAGGAGGGGGAGTGCGCGAAGGCGACCGTCGAGGTGACCAGCGGCGACGACAAGGGCCGTAAGTTCGTCGAGGTGGTCCAGCCGGACGCGCCCCGCCAACTGCGCGAGGGCCAGGGCGTGGTGGTGGCGTACGCCCCCGACGCGCCCCGCGACCTCCAGTACAGCGTCACCGATGTGAACCGGCGGATCCCGATGACGCTGCTGGCGGCGATCTTCGCCCTGGCGGTGGTCGCGGTGGGCCGGCTGCGCGGGGTGATGGCGCTGGTGGCGCTGGCCGTCTCGTTCGCCGTACTGACCCTGTTCATCCTGCCGGCGATCCTGCAAGGTTCGAATCCGCTGGTGGTGGCGGTGATCGGGGCCAGCGCCATCATGCTGGCGGCGCTCTACATGTGCCACGGGGTGACGGCCCGTACGTCCGTCGCG is a genomic window of Streptomyces sp. SID8374 containing:
- the thiC gene encoding phosphomethylpyrimidine synthase ThiC, whose amino-acid sequence is MTTADARTPASKQNDGTPDGASDGEAGKSIGWHKGYVQGSRPDLRVPVRQVHLTNGKDVTLYDTSGPYTDPAIDTDVRRGLAPLRENWIIARGDTEQYAGRPVRPEDDGLKHTSPRGGLRNLDAVFPGRPRQPRRSRDGRPVTQLAYARRGEITPEMEYVAIRENVEAEVVREEIAAGRAVLPANVNHPEIEPMIIGKRFLVKVNANIGNSAVTSSIEEEVDKMTWATKWGADTVMDLSTGRNIHTTREWVLRNSPVPIGTVPLYQALEKVDGRAEELTWEIYKDTVIEQAEQGVDYMTVHAGVRLPYVPLTARRKTGIVSRGGSIMAAWCLAHHKESFLYEHFEELCEILATYDVTYSLGDGLRPGSIADANDEAQFAELRTLGELNTIAKRFGVQTMIEGPGHVPMHKIKENIDLQQEICEEAPFYTLGPLTTDVAPAYDHITSGIGAAMIAWWGTAMLCYVTPKEHLGLPNRDDVKTGVITYKIAAHAADLAKGHPGAQEWDDALSDARFEFRWEDQFNLALDPDTAREFHDETLPAEPAKTAHFCSMCGPKFCSMKISQDIRRQHGGSQEEIEEGMAEKSKEFAAAGNRVYLPIAE
- a CDS encoding YibE/F family protein, translated to MTSPQSDPAPQPPQGHSHGHTHSHGPAAPVSKHLRKVIAAVLIPFATAVVVGLIAFWPGGVPDHERTGVGFDRQTQDGKVVQVVKVDCADVNAAQVPPTGDTSTPSGREAVNGQEGECAKATVEVTSGDDKGRKFVEVVQPDAPRQLREGQGVVVAYAPDAPRDLQYSVTDVNRRIPMTLLAAIFALAVVAVGRLRGVMALVALAVSFAVLTLFILPAILQGSNPLVVAVIGASAIMLAALYMCHGVTARTSVAVIGTLISLLLIGLLGSLFIGWADLSGNTDDNTGLIHGLYPDIDMSGLLLAGVIIGSLGVLDDVTVTQTSAVWELHQADPQMGWRGLYRAGIRIGRDHIASVVNTLVLAYAGAALPLLLLFSIAQSSVGTVANSELVAEEIVRTLVGSIGLVASVPVTTVLAALVVSADRQGAGTSSSTAAAPARTGRGRRRKA